TACAAACCAAAAAAATCCAATAAAAAAGCCGTAATATTTGTTCATGGTGCGGGGTATCTTCAAAATGCCCACAGCTGGTGGAGCAGCTATTTTAGGGAATATATGTTTCATAATTTATTGGTGGAGAAAGGTTATACTGTTTTTGATATAGATTACAGAGGCTCAGCGGGATATGGCAGAGATGTCAGAACCGGCATTTACCGGCACATGGGTGGTAAAGATTTGACCGACCATCTGGATGCAGCTGAGTTTTTGGCCAAAAATCATGGCATAAATCCACAAAAAATTGGCATCTATGGCGGTTCTTATGGTGGATTTATTACTTTGATGGCCTTGTTTACAGCACCAGGCACATTTAAAGCGGGAGCAGCTTTAAGACCTGTTACTGACTGGGCGGCTTACAATCACGGTTATACTTCAAATATTTTGAATACACCACAGTCTGATAGCCTGGCGTATAAACGTAGCTCACCTATCTATTTTGCTAAAGGACTCACAGATAACCTCCTGATTTGTCATGGAGTTGTTGATGTAAATGTTCATTATCAGGACGTTGTGAGATTGACGCAACGGTTGATTGAACTCAAAAAAGACAACTGGGAAGTGGCTTCGTATCCGGTTGAAGACCATGGATTTGTGGAGCCCAGCAGCTGGACCGACGAGTATAAAAGAATTTTAAAGTTATTTGAAGAAAAATTGAAATAATTGGTTTGTAAAGCATTATTTTAATAACTAAATTTAGCGAAAATACTTAGCCTTGGGCTATACAACTATGTCAAAATTTGTATTACTTATCGATGGGGAAGGTTACGAAAAAGACAAATATGTCCATACTGTACTGGAGGACAATTTACTTCCCGGATATTTTTTAAAATGCAGGTGGTTTGCCGGAAAAGCAAGGAAAAACTGGCACTTGAAAATAGTACAGGCCGTGCGAATGGTGTATAAAGAGCAACCCTATTTTTTTAATGTCATAAGAGTCAAATATTCCGAGGGCGATTCAGAAACGTACATGTTACCCCTTTCATTTGTAGAAAAAAAATCTGCCGAAATACCCGAAAAAGCCATTATTACTGCGGCGAGTATGGAAGACAAAGAAGGTATTCTGGTCGAAGCCACTTTCGACCCGGGTTTCAGAGAGGCAATTTTCTGGAATATTTTGAATAATGTGAAATCCGAACAAAAAAATGGCGACTCGCTTAATTTTTTCAGAGGCAAAGGCCTTACCGATGAAGAAGTACCTATGAGTATGATTCCTGAAATTGATTCGAGTAATACGGCGTTTATTTATGGTGGGAAATACTTTTTCAAGCTATACCGTAAGCTGTTTCAGGAAACTAATCCTGAAGTTGAAATGGTTCAGTATATCACCCAAAATAGTGATTTTGAATATATTCCGAAGTTTGGCGGTAGTATCACTCTTGAAAAAAAATCAGATAGCGACCTTACTTTAGGACTTCTCGTAGAGCTAATCAACAACGAAAAAGATAACTGGTCTAAGACGGGTGATTATCTTAACGATTTCATGTTTGCTTTTGTAGATGGTAATTTTCAGGTCAAAGAAAACGTATTTAGCAAGATAGCATTATTGGGAACCAGAACAGCCCAAATGCACGATGCACTTTTTAATATTCATGGCGAGGAAGGTTTCAGAGCCGACCATTTTGATAGGGCATATCGGAGGTTTATCCATCAGAAAGTGGAAGATTTGATTGAGCACAGGTACAATTTGCTCACTGATAATTATTTACAACTCGACGAACAGGCACAGATTCTGGCGTGGAAGTTTATGGAAGCCAAAGATATGATTCTGGATTTCGTGGATCAGATTCTGACCCGACCGATAGAATCATTCCGAACAAGAATTCACGGTGACTATCACCTGGGGCAGGTTTTGGTATGTGACGAAGACCTGGTGATTATTGATTTTGAAGGTGAACCTGAAAGCTCCATTGCCAGCAGGAAAGTGAAGCATTCCCCACTCAAAGATGTGGCCGGTATGATCAGATCCTATCATTATGCTGTTTCGGCAAAGCTCTTCAATTCACCGGAAACCCGTCAACTTGATGATAAAGTGCTCAATCGTGCCGCTGAACGCTGGTACAGGCTGATGCGTGATACTTTTCTGGAAGAATACCTCAACTATTTTGGCCCTTTGCATCCATTGTTGAAAAACAACAACGAAATCAACTACCTGTTACAGTTTCATCTTTTGGAAAAAGCAGTTTATGAACTAGGTTACGAGTTAAATTACCGTCCATCCTGGGTGAAAATCCCTTTAAAAGGCATTGAAGAAGTGCTTTATGAAATAGAAAAACTAAAAAGATAATATGTTTATTTATAAAATATACATGTTCTTTTTCGCATTGAAAACAGCAACCTGTTCATGTAATTATGAAGTCAGAAGTTCTTTTTTTGAAAAAGAAAAAATGAAATCTCATAAGGAAGGAAAGTTGCCGGTTTGTATCAACGAAAACTCCGGTATGGTAAAAGCCTGGCAGGATGGTTTCTATTGGACTCACAATGACTCCGGAGGTAGTCCTGAGTTATATATGGTAAATAGTGTAGGTCAGCTTTTTGATACTTTAAAAATAGCAGATGCAAATAATATTGACTGGGAAGACCTGGCAAAAGATACAAAAGGCAATATCTATGTAGGCGATTTCGGAAACAATCTTTCCACAAGAAAAGACCTGACGATTTACAAAAAAGGATACAATAAAGTCGAAAAAATAACTTTTGAGTATGCCGATCAGGATTTTACGGATACCCTCAAAAGCGAATATGATTGCGAAGCTTTCTTTTGGTACAATGATTCATTATATCTTTTCACCAAAAGCTGGACTAAAGGCAAAAAAAAGTCAAAAGTATATGCTTTACCCGACCAGGAAGGTCATTACAGCCTTCAGCCCATTGATGAATCATTCTTTAAAGCACCTGTAACCGGTGCTGATGTGAGTCCCGATGGAAGTAAATTTGCCTTGATTACCTATGGCAAAATATTGCTTTTTGGGATAGAAAATAAAAAGATTGACTTTAGAAAACCCCTCCAATGTATTAAAATTGGAAAAAATCAAACCGAGGCTCTGGTTTTTGAAAATGACCGGAAAATTATTTATTCCAACGAACAAAGGAAAATTTACTCTATCGAAATTTAACACTGGCTTAACATACGACTCAGGCTATTGACTTAATTTTGTTCTCGGAAAATTAACATTTTGCTAATACATTTTTAATATGGCCAAAAAAATTCTGGTAATTGATGATGACGAAGATATTCTGGAATTGCTCACCTACAACCTCCAAAAAGAGGGTTACGAGGTCAAATCAGCCATAAACGGTCTGGAAGGCGTAAATCTCGCTCAGGAATATGTGCCCGATTTGATTTTAATCGATATCATGATGCCGGTAATGGACGGAATCGAGGCCGGCAAAGTCATAAAAAGTACTGAAAAGCTAAAAGGTACCAGAATTGTGTATCTGACCGCCAGGGCTGAAGAATATTCCGAAATTGCTGCATTTGAAATCGGAGCCGATGACTATCTGACCAAGCCCATCAAACCAAGGGCACTAATAAGTAGAATCAATGCATTTTTTAGAAAAGAAACCGAGAAATCTACCGAAGAAGGCATTCTACAAATCGCAGGCCTGATCATCAACAAAACCAATTACTCAGTAACCAAGGCAGATGGGAGTGTGATTATTTTGCCTAAAAAGGAATTCGAAATTTTGTTTTTTCTTGCCTCAAATCCAAATAAAGTACAATCACGCGACAGTCTTTTGCAAAAAATATGGGGAGCCGATATCTACGTTGTAGAAAGGACCATTGATGTGCATATCAGAAAAGTAAGAGAAAAAATAGGTGATGAATACATAGGTACCCTAAAGGGCGTAGGATATATGTTTAAATCATAATTGGCAAATCCTGTTTTTTGATTACTTTTAGGATAAAATTACTGACCTAACAGAAAGTAAATATGTTTCTTACTCCCCGATGGATTTCTTTGTTTGCCTCTGTTCTGGTTACTGCTATCACGGTAGGTTTTCTTAGTTTTGTTCCTCAGGTAGATGCCGGGATGCTCTTTGTAGCAGGCATTGCCGCATTTTTTTCTACCTTCTTTTTCTTTTATTATATTATTGATTTACTGGTGTTTAGAGAGGTAAATCAAATATACTCTTCAATTCAAAAACTAAAAATTAATGATTTTGACATTGTAAGAAAAAACCTGATTAAAAGTGTTAACCCACTCAAAAAACTTAATCGGGAGATTTCAAATTATGTTAGCAAAAAGGAAGAACAAATCGATGAACTCAAACGCATGGAGATTTTCAGGAGAGAGTTTCTGGCCGATGTTTCTCATGAATTGAAAACCCCGATATTTGCTGCTCAGGGTTTTGTACATACGCTTCTCGACGGTGCTCTGGAAGACCCCGAAGTTGCCGAAAGATTCCTGAAAAAAGCTGCAAAAAGCCTCGATGGCCTTGATGTGTTGGTTCGTGACCTGGTAGTACTTTCACAAGTAGAGACGGGAGATATGAAAATGAACTTTGCACAGGTAGAACTCGTGGAATTAATTAAAGATATTTTTGAGCAATTGGAAAAAAAGGCCTCAAAACGTGGTGCATCCTTAATTTTAAAACCCAAAAATCTTCATTCCATATTTGTTATGGCTGATGCCCAAAGGCTTTCTCAGGTTTTGACCAACCTCATCGAAAACGGAATAAAATATGGTAAAGATGCCGGTAAGGTAGTAGTGGAACTCACTGAGGAAAATAAGAAAGTTTTGATTTCGGTAGAAGATGACGGCCCGGGTATCCCTGCGGAATATCTGCCCCGGATATTCGAAAGGTTTTTCAGAGTTGACAAAAGTCGCTCACGTGAAACCGGAGGCACCGGACTTGGTCTGGCCATTGTAAAGCACATCCTTAATGCACATGATACTACTATCAATGTTACCTCAAAAATAGACAAGGGTACCAGATTTACTTTTACTTTGACAAAACCACCAAGAGAGGTTACAATAAGCCAATAAGTACAAATTTTAGGCATTTGCCCCAAGACTAAGCATTCAATCAAGATTTTGGGTTAAATTTGCATCAAAGTCAATTTGATGGATCTTACAAAATTTAAAAAACCGCCCAAAAGTATAAATATAGGCGAATTAGTCATTTTTGAAAATGATAATTATTTGGTTATCAACAAACCTCCTTTTGTGCCTTCACTTGACGAAAGAACCGCCGACCGCTCACTGAGTATTTTGAGACTGGCAAAAGAACAGTTTGGCGACGTACAACTTTGTCACAGGCTTGATAAAGAGACCTCTGGTGCTCTCGTAATTGCCAAGAATCCGGAAGCTTATCGAAATCTGGCAATGCAGTTTGAGCATCGTGAAGTGCAAAAAGACTATCACGCAGTGGTCAATGGGGTTCATGATTTTGATAGTATTTCGGTTTTTCTTCCCATAGCAACTTTAAAAGATGGTACAGCAGTAAGAATCGACAGAGCCAAAGGTAAAATAGCAGAAACGGTGTTTTTTACCTTAAAAAAATACCATCATCATACCTTGGTCAGGTGTGTGCCTATTACAGGCCGTATGCACCAGATCAGAGTCCATTTGCAGTGTCTGAAAGCACCTATTGTTTGTGATCCCACCTATGGAGGAGAATATATTTTTCTATCCGAAATCAAAAGGAAGTTTAACCTTAAAACGGATACCGAAGAACTCCCTTTAATAAAGAGAGTGGCTTTGCATGCTCACAGTATTTCTTTTCAAGATGTTGACGGTCAGGTGATTAGTGTGACAGCTCCTTATCCTAACGACTTTGATGTTTTGGTTGAAAAACTGGACAGATTTAGCCGTTAAAACCTCAGCTTAAATTTCTTTCTGGTTTCAGCGACATCTTTATGGTCGGCGTCG
The sequence above is a segment of the Cytophagaceae bacterium genome. Coding sequences within it:
- a CDS encoding putative maltokinase — its product is MSKFVLLIDGEGYEKDKYVHTVLEDNLLPGYFLKCRWFAGKARKNWHLKIVQAVRMVYKEQPYFFNVIRVKYSEGDSETYMLPLSFVEKKSAEIPEKAIITAASMEDKEGILVEATFDPGFREAIFWNILNNVKSEQKNGDSLNFFRGKGLTDEEVPMSMIPEIDSSNTAFIYGGKYFFKLYRKLFQETNPEVEMVQYITQNSDFEYIPKFGGSITLEKKSDSDLTLGLLVELINNEKDNWSKTGDYLNDFMFAFVDGNFQVKENVFSKIALLGTRTAQMHDALFNIHGEEGFRADHFDRAYRRFIHQKVEDLIEHRYNLLTDNYLQLDEQAQILAWKFMEAKDMILDFVDQILTRPIESFRTRIHGDYHLGQVLVCDEDLVIIDFEGEPESSIASRKVKHSPLKDVAGMIRSYHYAVSAKLFNSPETRQLDDKVLNRAAERWYRLMRDTFLEEYLNYFGPLHPLLKNNNEINYLLQFHLLEKAVYELGYELNYRPSWVKIPLKGIEEVLYEIEKLKR
- a CDS encoding RluA family pseudouridine synthase, which encodes MDLTKFKKPPKSINIGELVIFENDNYLVINKPPFVPSLDERTADRSLSILRLAKEQFGDVQLCHRLDKETSGALVIAKNPEAYRNLAMQFEHREVQKDYHAVVNGVHDFDSISVFLPIATLKDGTAVRIDRAKGKIAETVFFTLKKYHHHTLVRCVPITGRMHQIRVHLQCLKAPIVCDPTYGGEYIFLSEIKRKFNLKTDTEELPLIKRVALHAHSISFQDVDGQVISVTAPYPNDFDVLVEKLDRFSR
- a CDS encoding ATP-binding protein, coding for MFLTPRWISLFASVLVTAITVGFLSFVPQVDAGMLFVAGIAAFFSTFFFFYYIIDLLVFREVNQIYSSIQKLKINDFDIVRKNLIKSVNPLKKLNREISNYVSKKEEQIDELKRMEIFRREFLADVSHELKTPIFAAQGFVHTLLDGALEDPEVAERFLKKAAKSLDGLDVLVRDLVVLSQVETGDMKMNFAQVELVELIKDIFEQLEKKASKRGASLILKPKNLHSIFVMADAQRLSQVLTNLIENGIKYGKDAGKVVVELTEENKKVLISVEDDGPGIPAEYLPRIFERFFRVDKSRSRETGGTGLGLAIVKHILNAHDTTINVTSKIDKGTRFTFTLTKPPREVTISQ
- a CDS encoding response regulator transcription factor, translating into MAKKILVIDDDEDILELLTYNLQKEGYEVKSAINGLEGVNLAQEYVPDLILIDIMMPVMDGIEAGKVIKSTEKLKGTRIVYLTARAEEYSEIAAFEIGADDYLTKPIKPRALISRINAFFRKETEKSTEEGILQIAGLIINKTNYSVTKADGSVIILPKKEFEILFFLASNPNKVQSRDSLLQKIWGADIYVVERTIDVHIRKVREKIGDEYIGTLKGVGYMFKS